In Haloterrigena turkmenica DSM 5511, a single genomic region encodes these proteins:
- a CDS encoding MBL fold metallo-hydrolase: protein MTLVDAAFPDDGERLADVIEAEFGGLDRILVTHGDEGHFGGVPVLIERFAPKLAVPAGGRVSTRHWPSIPTSSSSTRTCWPEPSARSRSRFHGGDDCVPPRGRPDADRRRYARGVGSARSTAGVSRAAGRAVQRR, encoded by the coding sequence GTGACGCTCGTCGACGCAGCGTTCCCTGACGACGGCGAGCGCCTCGCCGACGTTATCGAAGCGGAGTTCGGCGGCCTCGATCGAATCCTCGTTACTCACGGAGACGAGGGCCATTTCGGCGGCGTTCCGGTGCTGATCGAGCGGTTCGCTCCGAAACTGGCCGTTCCGGCGGGGGGAAGGGTTTCTACGAGGCACTGGCCATCGATCCCGACGTCGAGTTCGTCGACGAGGACCTGCTGGCCGGAACCGTCCGCGCGATCGAGATCCCGGTTCCACGGTGGCGACGACTGCGTTCCTCCTCGAGGACGACCGGACGCTGATCGCCGGCGATACGCTCGAGGGGTCGGATCGGCGCGGTCTACCGCCGGGGTATCTCGTGCCGCCGGCCGAGCAGTTCAACGACGATAG
- a CDS encoding Bug family tripartite tricarboxylate transporter substrate binding protein, whose amino-acid sequence MVANTNSERRVLNRRTALKTLGATGLAMTAGCIGDLQGGDWPSRQVEIVSPWAAGGGADRTSRAVADAAENHTDVSWNVSNQTGGSGSVGMNAAANSDPDGHTLGCTAPEIALFQHLGIAELGPDDITPIMQYTEFPAALVVHQDSDISSLDDWIAYGEDNPGELQMANSGNGSSWHMAAAGIANEAGIDVEHVSYDGAEPAMTAVVNGEADCTAVGAAEVAPQVRDGDLEALGVAFSEQVDSLPDTQTMKEQGLDIEIGSWLGHFAPADIDDETRDAIVDVYESIYEDDQFVEFMENNNFMRVQRGPDEFSTFLDEQYEYYGNLVEELDISA is encoded by the coding sequence ATGGTAGCGAATACCAATAGCGAGCGAAGGGTGCTGAATCGACGAACTGCCTTGAAGACCCTCGGTGCGACGGGGCTCGCGATGACGGCGGGCTGTATCGGCGATCTACAGGGCGGCGACTGGCCGTCGCGACAGGTCGAAATCGTCTCTCCGTGGGCGGCCGGTGGTGGTGCGGACCGAACGAGTCGTGCGGTCGCCGATGCAGCCGAAAACCACACCGACGTCTCCTGGAACGTCAGCAACCAGACCGGTGGCTCCGGTTCGGTCGGGATGAACGCCGCCGCGAACTCCGATCCGGACGGACACACCCTGGGCTGTACGGCTCCGGAGATCGCGCTGTTCCAGCACCTCGGTATTGCCGAGCTCGGGCCCGACGACATCACGCCGATCATGCAGTACACCGAGTTCCCGGCAGCGCTCGTCGTCCACCAGGACTCGGATATCTCCTCGCTCGACGACTGGATCGCCTACGGCGAAGACAATCCGGGGGAACTCCAGATGGCCAATTCCGGGAACGGCTCCTCGTGGCACATGGCTGCTGCCGGTATCGCCAACGAAGCGGGCATCGACGTCGAGCACGTTTCGTACGATGGCGCGGAACCCGCGATGACGGCCGTCGTGAACGGCGAAGCCGACTGTACGGCCGTCGGTGCCGCCGAAGTGGCGCCGCAGGTCCGAGACGGCGACCTCGAGGCCCTCGGCGTCGCGTTCAGCGAACAGGTCGACTCGCTGCCGGACACGCAGACGATGAAGGAGCAGGGACTGGACATCGAGATCGGCTCCTGGCTGGGTCACTTCGCGCCGGCGGACATCGACGACGAGACCCGCGACGCGATCGTCGACGTTTACGAATCGATCTACGAGGACGACCAGTTCGTCGAGTTCATGGAGAACAACAACTTCATGCGCGTCCAGCGCGGCCCCGACGAGTTCAGCACCTTCCTGGACGAGCAGTACGAGTACTACGGTAATCTCGTCGAGGAGCTGGACATCAGCGCGTAA